From the Lolium rigidum isolate FL_2022 chromosome 2, APGP_CSIRO_Lrig_0.1, whole genome shotgun sequence genome, one window contains:
- the LOC124686044 gene encoding E3 ubiquitin-protein ligase BOI-like, which translates to MEEHMFGGAWGSLPYPQGTNANANANDNQFMFDAKSAPQQLQLFGSNAVGTSGYYNFNGNNNLSVMNQARKTGNYTVDEKQLKLQMSLNNYADGLACTGNSSVVSTGLKLSYEDNERNSCITSGSGSMSLTSTTPFVNDIMKEMEKGNKEIDHYLKIQMEQLSKRVKEMEQRRMVSFLASLERGVGKKLREKELEVEAMNRKSQELNEQIRQVSMQVQSWQSAAIYNESIASSLKSQLMQVVADHANRTREGCGDSEVESAAPGQKNNINTAAPGGFFESSLLLRGKNVASGSGPAVAASCRWCGAKEAAVLVMPCRHLCLCADCERVADTCPVCHFPKSGSVEINMS; encoded by the exons ATGGAGGAGCACATGTTCGGCGGCGCCTGGGGCTCGTTGCCCTACCCTCAGGGCACTaacgccaacgccaacgccaacgACAACCAGTTCATGTTTGATGCCAAGTCCGCCCCGCAGCAGCTGCAGCTCTTCGGGAGCAACGCTG TTGGCACCAGTGGTTATTATAACTTCAATGGAAACAATAACTTGTCTGTTATGAACCAAGCAAGAAAGACAGGCAACTATACAGTTGATGAGAAGCAGCTCAAGCTTCAGATGTCCTTGAACAACTATGCAGACGGGTTAGCATGTACTGGTAATTCAAGTGTTGTGTCTACAGGGCTGAAATTGTCCTATGAGGATAATGAGCGTAATTCTTGCATCACATCTGGTAGTGGAAGCATGTCTTTGACTAGCACGACGCCATTTGTCAATGATATCATGAAAGAAATGGAGAAAGGAAACAAAGAGATTGACCATTATTTGAAAATTCAG ATGGAACAACTCAGTAAGCGTGTGAAAGAGATGGAGCAGAGGCGGATGGTTTCTTTTCTGGCATCTCTGGAACGAGGAGTGGGAAAGAAACTGAGGGAGAAGGAACTCGAGGTGGAAGCCATGAACAGGAAGAGCCAGGAGCTGAACGAACAGATCAGACAGGTCTCCATGCAAGTCCAGTCATGGCAGTCAGCGGCGATCTACAACGAATCCATCGCCAGCAGCCTGAAGAGCCAGCTGATGCAAGTGGTGGCTGACCACGCCAACCGCACCAGGGAAGGCTGTGGCGACAGCGAGGTGGAGAGCGCcgcacctggccagaagaacaaCATCAACACCGCCGCCCCTGGAGGCTTCTTTGAGTCGAGCCTCCTCCTCAGAGGCAAGAACGTTGCTAGCGGCTCTGGGCCGGCGGTGGCAGCTTCTTGCAGGTGGTGTGGCGCAAAGGAGGCGGCGGTGCTGGTGATGCCGTGCCGCCACCTGTGCCTGTGCGCCGACTGCGAGAGGGTCGCTGATACCTGCCCCGTGTGTCACTTCCCCAAGAGTGGTAGCGTCGAGATAAACATGTCCTAA